The following are from one region of the Takifugu rubripes chromosome 12, fTakRub1.2, whole genome shotgun sequence genome:
- the LOC101075910 gene encoding uncharacterized protein, whose amino-acid sequence MFQFSKYPMDILEMLSGHQAHQFKGLGLERQLSHQQQVQLQHQQQLQQQHQPSADTSGSLLSGLGLGSLQSSRSNAFADSSLFAKMSAPSISHQSQSSSSSHSSRKSSKISSSGSGSGSSSGYPQFLRPFHPAEAALAQEQLHSGMGRFDFGGSSSGGSTGVIGGVVTPAPPPPPLHPGLSVPQATPGPCSSSASPSTSSSASNNPSGSTTVPLVGQSDPRSLHQQFSCMLAANQYFLSGVPTNSSLEQFLVQQGTHNHLGLGLSQSTTDSNATLAPAPSLHSSHSHTAPQPQQQQQQLTPHALSHPHSHTHHPHPLHPAPQPAPLGGFDFQSIPVLSSNQIASLMQQEAGLPLPLPLHLSLSKDDAGKAGDSASSSSSAGGSRRKKAMAGYLPQRKVDNNSSSSSSSSSSSNGHSQSSSTGLVGAASGISSIGSEPQHSSLLSPSSQQSSSTVSSSSSAPPANPTSVLIANGNPQLSKSQETRGSSVASQPEPEPLYHCGECGKTFTHLSSLRRHLRSHGLTPESQSRKSNCESPSPERIFCCGECGKRFKKRGHLIQHSVTHSENRPFVCNICQKSFNRRESLTRHEKIHDEKPFRCPACGRCFRESTSLLNHAASGACGKPPRSSKNKNLSGRSSSSSPGSGKMGGGRDRVAISNNGASLANDKYATDYSRSRYQSQSSYSGGGVDDYRRQSSSLYSVSSLASDMGSQTLRKAPLAPTLHPHPQSQQPLPQQQQPQHHHHQPPQPHLPLSSLLDDSEDEVTSSAMSAIAAAAAASCDINTEGREGERRDIIGGLLGGLGFNIDGPSSTSGLNGSTIPLTHPGQPHVKPRRPRKPREKRDPNSIVRRRRSPAPPGDGSERPYCCQICGKRFRRAETLRRHNRVHTGEKSHACEVCGKLFREPFHLTKHLTVHSGQKNYKCNLCGKMFAYAQSLVRHGKLHRRGEIDNQGRRVKGGAAAVSQVTNAANSDFFSSCSQGEKSPIHGTPSQRLYTCTVCWKSFRHYFDLTAHQQTVHGGRVGLGKSFRCEVCGKAFAYSNSLVRHKLSQHGIDRSGQRVTQPQPAAYPPLFYDSGSGSAFAGSSHVPHGADGQQQQQQQQQQQQHPFYYRSKTFQKRHGNTKKPRKKKRRLVIHSIMRDGKLVGVPLSKETRRKLLMLKRRRGKLQAQLNKKKMLAQLKMKSDVINVKSWCGGAVRVVGLTSMDIPIKRFLCPVCPSATYAKHGSLLVHYAVRHPPRNSGRRARLRCQVCGKRSSSLHRALRHRGQHLKRFQCCRCRHRFWNPGLLARHRFSCRGMAANGMDQHWELMKPARLESGHSPVQLAVPVLVQPERSTVLTDYSQ is encoded by the coding sequence ATGTTCCAGTTCAGCAAGTACCCCATGGACATTTTAGAGATGCTTAGTGGACACCAAGCCCACCAGTTCAAAGGCCTTGGATTAGAACGGCAGCTgagccaccagcagcaggtccagctgcagcatcagcagcagctccaacagcagcatcagcccTCCGCTGACACCTCGGGAAGCCTCCTGTCCGGGCTGGGACTGGGATCGCTTCAGAGTTCTCGGAGTAATGCTTTCGCCGACTCCTCCCTGTTTGCCAAAATGAGCGCGCCTTCCATCAGCCATCAGAGTCAGTCGTCCTCCTCGTCCCACAGCTCCAGGAAGTCCAGTAAGATCAGCAGCAGCGGGAGCGGCAGCGGGAGCTCCTCTGGATATCCCCAGTTCCTGCGGCCGTTCCACCCGGCTGAGGCTGCCTTAGCTCAGGAGCAGCTCCATTCCGGGATGGGACGATTTGACTTTGGTGGGAGCAGCAGCGGAGGAAGCACGGGCGTCATTGGTGGAGTCGTCACGCCGGCGCCACCACCTCCCCCACTGCACCCGGGCCTCTCTGTCCCCCAGGCGACCCctggcccctgctcctcctcagcgtctccctccacctcttctTCGGCCTCCAATAACCCCTCTGGCAGCACTACCGTCCCCTTAGTGGGCCAGTCGGACCCTCGCAGCCTCCACCAGCAGTTCAGCTGTATGCTTGCGGCCAACCAGTACTTCCTCTCTGGCGTCCCCACCAACAGcagcctggagcagttcctcgTCCAGCAGGGAACCCATAATCACCTGGGTCTGGGCCTGAGCCAGAGCACCACCGACTCCAACGCCACGCTGGCCCCCGCCCCATCTCTGCACTCGTCTCACAGCCACACAGCCCcccagcctcagcagcagcagcagcagctcacccCTCACGCCTTATCTCACCCTCACAGTCACACGCACCACCCGCACCCTCTCCACCCGGCACCCCAGCCCGCCCCTCTGGGTGGCTTTGATTTCCAAAGCATTCCAGTCCTCTCCTCCAACCAAATCGCTTCACTGATGCAACAAGAGGCcggcctccccctccccctgcccctCCACCTGTCCCTCTCCAAGGACGACGCGGGGAAGGCGGGAGACAGCGCCTCGTCTTCGTCGTCCGccggaggcagcaggaggaagaaggcTATGGCGGGCTACCTGCCGCAGCGGAAGGtggacaacaacagcagcagcagcagcagcagcagcagcagctccaacgggCACAGCCAGAGCTCCTCCACGGGCCTGGTGGGGGCCGCGTCCGGGATCAGCAGCATTGGAAGCGAGCCGCAgcattcctccctcctctcgcCGTCGTCGCAGCAGTCCTCCTCcaccgtctcctcctcttcatcggccCCTCCGGCCAACCCCACCTCCGTGCTCATCGCCAACGGTAACCCACAGTTGTCCAAATCCCAGGAAACGCGTGGCAGCAGCGTGGCCAGCCAGCCTGAGCCAGAACCCTTGTACCACTGTGGCGAGTGTGGGAAGACCTTCACCCACCTCTCCAGCCTCCGGAGGCATCTCCGCAGCCACGGCCTGACGCCCGAAAGCCAAAGCAGGAAGTCCAACTGTGAGTCCCCCAGCCCCGAGCGGATATTCTGCTGCGGCGAGTGTGGGAAGAGGTTTAAAAAGCGGGGTCACCTGATCCAGCACAGCGTGACCCATTCCGAGAACCGACCGTTTGTCTGCAACATCTGCCAAAAGTCCTTCAATCGTCGGGAATCTCTGACGAGACACGAGAAGATCCACGACGAGAAGCCCTTCCGCTGCCCCGCCTGCGGGCGCTGCTTCCGGGAGAGCACCTCCCTCCTCAACCACGCTGCCTCAGGTGCGTGTGGAAAACCCCCCCGGAgttccaaaaacaaaaacctgagCGGGAGGAGCAGCTCTTCCAGCCCCGGCAGCGGTAAGATGGGAGGTGGGAGAGACAGAGTAGCCATTTCCAACAACGGGGCCTCGCTGGCGAACGACAAATATGCAACAGATTATTCCAGAAGCCGCTACCAGAGCCAGTCGTCCTACAGCGGCGGGGGCGTGGACGACTACAGACGGCAGTCTTCATCACTGTACTCGGTGAGCTCGCTCGCCAGTGACATGGGCAGCCAAACTCTCCGCAAAGCCCCTTTAgcccccaccctccacccccacccgcagagccaGCAGCCGCtaccgcagcagcagcagccgcagcatcatcaccaccagccGCCGCAGCCCCACCTCCCGCTCTCCTCCCTATTGGATGATTCGGAGGATGAGGTCACCAGCAGCGCCATGTCGGCCatcgcggcggcggcggcggcttccTGTGACATCAACACAGAAGGtcgggaaggagagaggagggacatCATCGGAGGCctgttgggggggttggggtttaACATAGACGGTCCTTCTTCGACCTCCGGCCTCAACGGCTCCACCATCCCGCTGACCCACCCCGGCCAGCCCCACGTCAAGCCCAGGAGGCCGAGGAAGCCCCGAGAGAAGAGGGACCCCAACAGCATCgtcaggaggaggcggagcccgGCTCCTCCGGGCGACGGCTCCGAGCGCCCCTACTGCTGCCAGATCTGCGGCAAACGTTTCAGGAGGGCCGAGACCCTGAGGAGACACAACCGCGTCCACACGGGGGAGAAGTCTCACGCCTGCGAGGTCTGCGGCAAACTGTTCCGGGAGCCTTTTCACCTCACCAAACACCTGACGGTGCATTCTGGGCAGAAGAACTACAAATGCAACCTGTGTGGGAAGATGTTCGCCTACGCTCAGAGCCTGGTGAGACACGGGAAACTCCACCGGAGGGGCGAGATCGACAACCAGGGTAGGAGAGTCAaaggcggcgccgccgccgtcagTCAGGTGACCAACGCGGCCAACTCCGACTTCTTCTCGTCCTGCTCCCAAGGCGAGAAATCTCCGATCCACGGCACGCCCTCACAGAGGCTCTACACCTGCACCGTGTGCTGGAAGTCATTCCGCCACTATTTCGACCTGACGGCGCACCAGCAGACTGTACACGGTGGCCGGGTCGGGCTGGGAAAGTCCTTTCGCTGTGAAGTGTGCGGCAAAGCCTTCGCCTACTCCAACAGCTTAGTGCGCCACAAGTTGTCCCAGCACGGCATCGACCGCAGCGGCCAGCGCGTGACTCAGCCCCAGCCCGCCGCGTACCCGCCGCTCTTTTATGACTCCGGGTCAGGTTCCGCCTTCGCTGGTTCCTCCCATGTTCCTCACGGTGCCgacgggcagcagcagcagcagcagcagcagcagcagcagcagcacccttTTTACTACCGCTCCAAAACGTTCCAGAAGCGccatggaaacacaaaaaagccgaggaagaaaaaaaggcgGCTGGTGATCCACAGCATCATGAGGGACGGGAAGCTGGTGGGCGTCCCCCTCAGTAAGGAGACgcgcaggaagctgctgatgctgaagaggaggaggggcaaGCTGCAGGCGCAGCTCAACAAGAAGAAGATGCTGGCCcagctgaagatgaagagcGACGTGATAAATGTCAAGTCGTGGTGCGGGGGGGCGGTGCGAGTGGTGGGCCTCACCTCCATGGACATCCCCATCAAGCGCTTCCTCTGTCCCGTCTGTCCCAGCGCCACCTACGCCAAGCACGGTTCCCTCCTGGTGCACTACGCCGTCAGACACCCGCCGAGGAACTCGGGTCGCCGCGCCCGCCTGCGGTGCCAGGTCTGCGGGAAGCGCAGCAGCTCGTTGCACAGGGCCCTGAGACACAGGGGCCAGCACCTGAAACGGTTCCAGTGCTGCAGATGCAGACACCGATTCTGGAACCCCGGGCTTCTGGCCCGCCACAGGTTCTCCTGTCGGGGGATGGCAGCTAACGGCATGGACCAGCACTGGGAACTGATGAAGCCGGCGCGTTTGGAAAGCGGCCATTCTCCGGTCCAACTAGCGGTCCCGGTTCTGGTCCAGCCAGAGAGATCAACAGTTCTGACTGACTACAGCCAGTAA